DNA sequence from the bacterium genome:
TCAAAGATGGATAGCTCTCCTCTTGTCCCGGTTGTGAACGAGAACTCGACATCGGTGGAGGTCTGGGTTATCCTCAATGGCTCGATTTGACTTCCTGTCTCTTGAATGCCGCCAAGGGACTTCGCTAGAGTATCGTCCGTTGAGAGTTCGTCGAGTTCGAGTTTTGGGTATGCCCTCAAAGTAAAGGGACCTCCACCTGTCACTGACCAGGGCTTGAACGTTACCTGTTTGGTTGATTCTTTGGGAATGGAGACCTTCAGGGAGTCAACGTACACACTTGTGGAACCACTAAGTATCTCAGCATAAACGTATGCATCTTTATCTGCCTTGATGCCTTCGTTCGCAAAGGTTACTATTGGAGTGTAGCTCGGACCTGTCAGTTCATCGGAATCTATGCTCTTTGAAGCGTAGTCGTAATAGGCAACACTGCGAAGCACGATGTTGTCCCAGGAGACTTCCTGACCGAACCAACGTGAACCATTAAGCCCACCTGTCGTACTAAGCTCGACTTGGATTATGGAATCCTCAGAGGACCAATCATGATCCAACCACTTTTGTTTTAAGTTGTCTCTTTGTTCTGTCCATGTTCCTTTTTCCGGAATAGTCAACTGGATTGCATAATTGGTATCCTCATCAGGGTATGTTCCGGATGCTGATCCTACAACCCAAATGATATTCTTGTAGGAAGAGGTATGAAAACAGATAAAGAAATTAGCAATAGAATCTTTATCACCTTGAGCCATATTGAATACCCAGAAACAACTATCTACATCAGCAACCGCTTTAGGCGTTGGAAGAGTCTGTTTACAGTAAAGCTGCGTAATACCATCTTCAACGTAGCAACGTTTATATGTATCTGTCAAAAAAGAGAATTTACCGTCGTATGATCTGGTTGAATCATGGATGCTAACTTTTGCACTGTCTGAAGCTCCTGCTTTGTTCTCCCATATCTCCGTAGTCCAGTCGCCTGTGCCAAGCTCGGCTCCCGGGTCGCGTATCGCGTTTACCCATATCTTTGCAGAAAGCACCACAGATAACACCAACATCAATAAAACTATCTTTCGCATATCTTCGCCTCCTTTATGCCTTAAGTCTATCTTAAATGCAAGTTGTGTCAAT
Encoded proteins:
- a CDS encoding T9SS type A sorting domain-containing protein gives rise to the protein MRKIVLLMLVLSVVLSAKIWVNAIRDPGAELGTGDWTTEIWENKAGASDSAKVSIHDSTRSYDGKFSFLTDTYKRCYVEDGITQLYCKQTLPTPKAVADVDSCFWVFNMAQGDKDSIANFFICFHTSSYKNIIWVVGSASGTYPDEDTNYAIQLTIPEKGTWTEQRDNLKQKWLDHDWSSEDSIIQVELSTTGGLNGSRWFGQEVSWDNIVLRSVAYYDYASKSIDSDELTGPSYTPIVTFANEGIKADKDAYVYAEILSGSTSVYVDSLKVSIPKESTKQVTFKPWSVTGGGPFTLRAYPKLELDELSTDDTLAKSLGGIQETGSQIEPLRITQTSTDVEFSFTTGTRGELSIFDACGREVFRSAINPNTGDLHWSTRGMPSGLYFSRFTTSDKTLTNKLLVIK